One stretch of Chryseobacterium fluminis DNA includes these proteins:
- a CDS encoding molybdopterin-binding protein codes for MKNLTLSAAFLFTTFSFAQSAKSIGIIAPDHREITVTAADLAKYTKHKLDSVQITNHLKEYKSTLKNVNGVLLRDVLSKISFNEKSPKVLSEYYITCIAEDGYRVVFSWNEIFNTSVGDHVLIIPEVEGRPKDGISTLSPTDFATGRRYVKMLKTIVLKKAD; via the coding sequence ATGAAAAATTTAACGTTATCAGCTGCTTTTCTGTTTACAACTTTTAGTTTTGCCCAATCGGCAAAAAGCATCGGGATTATTGCTCCTGATCATAGAGAAATAACAGTCACAGCAGCCGATCTGGCAAAATATACTAAACACAAGTTAGACAGTGTTCAGATTACCAATCATCTGAAAGAGTACAAATCTACCCTCAAAAACGTGAATGGTGTTTTGCTCAGAGATGTTCTTTCAAAAATATCTTTTAACGAGAAGTCACCAAAAGTGTTGAGTGAATATTATATCACCTGTATTGCAGAAGATGGGTATAGGGTTGTTTTCTCATGGAATGAAATTTTCAATACTTCTGTGGGGGACCATGTACTGATCATTCCGGAAGTTGAAGGCAGACCGAAAGACGGCATCTCCACCTTGTCTCCCACTGATTTTGCAACCGGAAGAAGATACGTAAAAATGTTGAAAACCATTGTCTTAAAAAAAGCAGACTAA
- a CDS encoding MoaD/ThiS family protein: MSRIKIISFGRLKEILGSDFEAEAENTDILMHQLNETFSLLKDLKLRIAVNQKIISENTPLHNNDVVALMPPYSGG, from the coding sequence ATGAGTAGGATAAAAATAATCAGTTTTGGCAGACTGAAAGAAATTTTAGGCTCGGATTTTGAAGCTGAAGCTGAAAATACCGATATATTAATGCATCAACTGAACGAAACATTTTCTCTTTTAAAAGATTTAAAACTGAGAATTGCAGTTAATCAGAAGATCATTTCAGAAAATACACCATTACATAACAACGACGTGGTAGCCCTGATGCCACCTTATTCAGGAGGATAA
- a CDS encoding molybdopterin molybdotransferase MoeA codes for MISVQEAQEIINQNIPERKQQILPLKKAFGYTTAEDIYSRYDIPNFSQSSMDGYAIRFEDKNLKLKIAGEMPAGSTEYFTLENGTACRIFTGAPLPDGADTVVMQEKVSVEDHEYLIIEDPDLEKGMHVRDAGSDAQEGSIAISSGNYLSAAAIGYLAGIGCTEVKVYAAPSVSLILTGNELVKPGENLDFGQVFESNSYQLESVLKQCGIETIESVLVKDDLSEVSKALHSAILKTDIVILVGGVSVGDYDYVIDATRKCGVKQRFHKIRQKPGKPFFFGTKEEKLVFGLPGNPSSALTCFYVYIAPLLSKIMMRPDITAKTSALTTSAYQKKSGLMHFLKATHLDGQVTPLHAQESYRLQSFAEANCLMILKENSEGCGKDEAVEVIILK; via the coding sequence ATGATCAGTGTACAGGAAGCACAGGAAATAATCAATCAGAATATTCCGGAAAGAAAACAGCAGATTCTGCCGTTAAAAAAAGCATTTGGATATACAACTGCTGAGGATATCTATTCCAGATACGATATTCCGAATTTTTCGCAGTCTTCAATGGACGGTTATGCGATCCGTTTTGAAGATAAAAATTTAAAATTAAAAATCGCGGGCGAAATGCCGGCTGGCTCTACAGAATATTTCACACTTGAAAACGGCACCGCCTGCAGGATCTTTACGGGAGCACCGCTTCCTGATGGTGCAGATACGGTCGTTATGCAGGAAAAAGTGTCGGTTGAAGATCATGAATACCTGATCATCGAAGATCCCGATCTTGAAAAAGGCATGCATGTAAGAGATGCCGGAAGTGATGCCCAAGAAGGCAGCATTGCCATCAGTTCCGGAAATTATCTTTCTGCGGCGGCTATAGGATATCTGGCAGGAATAGGATGCACTGAAGTAAAGGTTTATGCCGCACCTTCCGTATCCTTGATTTTAACGGGTAACGAACTGGTAAAACCGGGAGAAAATCTGGATTTCGGGCAGGTCTTCGAATCCAATTCCTACCAGCTGGAAAGTGTTCTGAAACAATGCGGAATAGAGACGATTGAAAGTGTTTTGGTAAAAGATGACCTTTCAGAAGTATCAAAGGCCCTTCATTCGGCCATTTTAAAAACAGATATAGTGATCCTGGTCGGCGGCGTGAGTGTCGGTGATTATGATTACGTGATTGATGCCACCCGAAAATGTGGTGTTAAACAACGATTTCATAAAATCAGGCAAAAACCCGGAAAACCTTTCTTTTTCGGAACTAAAGAGGAGAAACTCGTTTTCGGACTGCCTGGAAATCCGTCTTCCGCACTTACCTGCTTTTATGTATACATTGCTCCTTTACTTTCAAAAATCATGATGCGTCCGGACATTACCGCAAAGACCAGCGCCCTAACAACATCTGCCTACCAGAAGAAAAGCGGCCTCATGCATTTCCTTAAAGCAACCCATCTCGACGGGCAGGTAACGCCACTTCATGCACAGGAATCTTACCGTCTGCAGTCTTTTGCGGAAGCCAACTGTCTTATGATTCTTAAAGAAAATTCAGAAGGATGCGGGAAAGATGAGGCCGTGGAAGTCATCATATTAAAATAG
- a CDS encoding sulfite exporter TauE/SafE family protein, translating to MNVEFFYLILFVIAALYAAVGHGGASGYLALMALYGVAPKEMKPTALVLNLFVSMTAFIQYYRGGHFRLRIFIPIALASIPLAFVGGMIHIEDTLYKRILGILLLFPVIRFFFFKSPDDSELKDPQIYLSLIFGGVIGLLSGMIGIGGGILLSPVLILLKWTNQKQTAAISAAFIFVNSVAGLGGMFTKEIAFTQDMWMYIVCAFAGGLLGAYLASKKLNQNGLKYVLAVVLLMACYKLISSTI from the coding sequence ATGAATGTAGAATTCTTTTACCTTATATTATTTGTAATTGCCGCTCTGTATGCAGCAGTAGGACACGGAGGCGCAAGCGGATATTTAGCGCTGATGGCTTTATATGGGGTGGCTCCGAAAGAAATGAAACCTACCGCACTTGTTCTTAATCTTTTTGTGTCCATGACGGCCTTTATACAGTATTACAGAGGTGGACATTTCAGGCTCCGGATTTTTATTCCTATAGCGCTGGCCTCTATTCCCCTGGCTTTCGTTGGCGGAATGATTCATATTGAAGATACCTTATATAAGCGTATTCTGGGCATCTTACTGCTCTTCCCGGTCATCCGTTTTTTCTTCTTCAAGAGTCCGGATGACAGCGAGCTGAAGGATCCTCAAATTTATCTATCCCTGATCTTCGGGGGCGTTATCGGCTTATTATCAGGAATGATCGGTATCGGCGGAGGGATCTTACTGTCGCCGGTTCTTATTCTGTTAAAATGGACCAATCAGAAACAGACCGCAGCCATCAGTGCAGCCTTTATTTTCGTTAATTCCGTGGCCGGTTTGGGTGGAATGTTTACCAAGGAGATCGCTTTTACCCAAGACATGTGGATGTATATCGTGTGTGCCTTTGCCGGTGGGTTGCTTGGCGCCTATTTAGCTTCAAAAAAGCTTAATCAGAACGGACTGAAATATGTACTGGCTGTCGTTCTCCTGATGGCTTGCTATAAATTAATCTCAAGCACTATTTAA